A genomic window from Brassica oleracea var. oleracea cultivar TO1000 chromosome C8, BOL, whole genome shotgun sequence includes:
- the LOC106312426 gene encoding transcription factor TGA3-like isoform X2, protein MGMYEPFQQLSGWENTFNTITTNNHNNNNQTSSTIARTEADANNKMKRRLAQNREAARKSRLRKKAHVQQLEESRLKLSQLEQELVRARQQGLCVTSDATYLGPAGTMNTGIAAFEMEHKHWLEEQSKRVSEIRTALQAHISDVELKMLVDVCLNHYANLFRMKAAAAKANVFFLISGMWRTSTERFFQWIGGFRPSELLNVVMPYIEPLTDQQLLEVRNLQQSSQQAEEALSQGLDKLQQGLVENIAVVESLNHGGAQMASAMENLESLEGFVNQADHLRKQSLQQMSKVLTTRQAARGLLALGEYFHRLRALSSLWAARPRN, encoded by the exons ATGGGGATGTATGAACCGTTCCAACAGTTGTCTGGTTGGGAAAACACTTTCAACACCATAACTACTAACAATCATAACAACAACAATCAGACTTCTTCCACAATTGCCAGAACAGAAGCAGATGCTAACAATAAG ATGAAACGGAGATTGGCTCAGAACAGAGAGGCTGCTCGCAAAAGTCGTTTGAGAAAGAAG GCCCATGTCCAGCAGTTAGAAGAAAGCAGGTTAAAGCTATCACAGCTCGAGCAGGAACTCGTAAGAGCTAGGCAGCAG GGATTATGTGTAACATCAGACGCTACTTATCTTGGACCAGCTGGGACCATGAACACAGGGATCGCTGCGTTCGAGATGGAACACAAACACTGGCTAGAAGAACAAAGCAAGAGAGTCAGCGAGATTCGAACCGCGCTCCAAGCGCACATCAGCGACGTGGAGCTCAAAATGCTCGTCGACGTTTGCTTGAACCACTACGCCAATCTCTTCCGCATGAAAGCTGCTGCTGCGAAGGCTAACGTGTTCTTCTTGATATCCGGAATGTGGAGAACTTCCACCGAACGTTTCTTCCAGTGGATCGGAGGTTTCCGCCCCTCCGAGCTCTTGAAT GTTGTGATGCCGTACATTGAGCCTTTAACTGATCAGCAACTCTTGGAGGTGAGGAATCTTCAGCAGTCTTCTCAGCAAGCAGAGGAGGCTCTCTCTCAAGGCTTGGATAAGCTTCAGCAAGGTTTGGTTGAGAACATTGCTGTTGTTGAGTCTTTGAATCATGGAGGAGCTCAGATGGCTTCAGCCATGGAGAATCTTGAATCTTTGGAGGGCTTTGTGAACCAGGCGGATCATCTGAGAAAGCAGTCTCTGCAGCAAATGAGTAAGGTCTTGACGACAAGACAAGCTGCTCGTGGCTTGCTTGCTTTAGGAGAGTACTTCCACAGGCTTCGTGCTCTAAGTTCTCTTTGGGCAGCTCGTCCACGCAATTAA
- the LOC106312426 gene encoding transcription factor TGA3-like isoform X1 — protein sequence MGMYEPFQQLSGWENTFNTITTNNHNNNNQTSSTIARTEADANNKGNYTCLYNNSVEAEPSGNNDQGEVQINDKMKRRLAQNREAARKSRLRKKAHVQQLEESRLKLSQLEQELVRARQQGLCVTSDATYLGPAGTMNTGIAAFEMEHKHWLEEQSKRVSEIRTALQAHISDVELKMLVDVCLNHYANLFRMKAAAAKANVFFLISGMWRTSTERFFQWIGGFRPSELLNVVMPYIEPLTDQQLLEVRNLQQSSQQAEEALSQGLDKLQQGLVENIAVVESLNHGGAQMASAMENLESLEGFVNQADHLRKQSLQQMSKVLTTRQAARGLLALGEYFHRLRALSSLWAARPRN from the exons ATGGGGATGTATGAACCGTTCCAACAGTTGTCTGGTTGGGAAAACACTTTCAACACCATAACTACTAACAATCATAACAACAACAATCAGACTTCTTCCACAATTGCCAGAACAGAAGCAGATGCTAACAATAAG GGAAACTACACTTGTTTGTATAATAACTCTGTTGAAGCAGAACCGTCTGGTAACAATGACCAGGGCGAAGTTCAAATCAATGATAAG ATGAAACGGAGATTGGCTCAGAACAGAGAGGCTGCTCGCAAAAGTCGTTTGAGAAAGAAG GCCCATGTCCAGCAGTTAGAAGAAAGCAGGTTAAAGCTATCACAGCTCGAGCAGGAACTCGTAAGAGCTAGGCAGCAG GGATTATGTGTAACATCAGACGCTACTTATCTTGGACCAGCTGGGACCATGAACACAGGGATCGCTGCGTTCGAGATGGAACACAAACACTGGCTAGAAGAACAAAGCAAGAGAGTCAGCGAGATTCGAACCGCGCTCCAAGCGCACATCAGCGACGTGGAGCTCAAAATGCTCGTCGACGTTTGCTTGAACCACTACGCCAATCTCTTCCGCATGAAAGCTGCTGCTGCGAAGGCTAACGTGTTCTTCTTGATATCCGGAATGTGGAGAACTTCCACCGAACGTTTCTTCCAGTGGATCGGAGGTTTCCGCCCCTCCGAGCTCTTGAAT GTTGTGATGCCGTACATTGAGCCTTTAACTGATCAGCAACTCTTGGAGGTGAGGAATCTTCAGCAGTCTTCTCAGCAAGCAGAGGAGGCTCTCTCTCAAGGCTTGGATAAGCTTCAGCAAGGTTTGGTTGAGAACATTGCTGTTGTTGAGTCTTTGAATCATGGAGGAGCTCAGATGGCTTCAGCCATGGAGAATCTTGAATCTTTGGAGGGCTTTGTGAACCAGGCGGATCATCTGAGAAAGCAGTCTCTGCAGCAAATGAGTAAGGTCTTGACGACAAGACAAGCTGCTCGTGGCTTGCTTGCTTTAGGAGAGTACTTCCACAGGCTTCGTGCTCTAAGTTCTCTTTGGGCAGCTCGTCCACGCAATTAA
- the LOC106312426 gene encoding transcription factor TGA3-like isoform X3: MKRRLAQNREAARKSRLRKKAHVQQLEESRLKLSQLEQELVRARQQGLCVTSDATYLGPAGTMNTGIAAFEMEHKHWLEEQSKRVSEIRTALQAHISDVELKMLVDVCLNHYANLFRMKAAAAKANVFFLISGMWRTSTERFFQWIGGFRPSELLNVVMPYIEPLTDQQLLEVRNLQQSSQQAEEALSQGLDKLQQGLVENIAVVESLNHGGAQMASAMENLESLEGFVNQADHLRKQSLQQMSKVLTTRQAARGLLALGEYFHRLRALSSLWAARPRN, translated from the exons ATGAAACGGAGATTGGCTCAGAACAGAGAGGCTGCTCGCAAAAGTCGTTTGAGAAAGAAG GCCCATGTCCAGCAGTTAGAAGAAAGCAGGTTAAAGCTATCACAGCTCGAGCAGGAACTCGTAAGAGCTAGGCAGCAG GGATTATGTGTAACATCAGACGCTACTTATCTTGGACCAGCTGGGACCATGAACACAGGGATCGCTGCGTTCGAGATGGAACACAAACACTGGCTAGAAGAACAAAGCAAGAGAGTCAGCGAGATTCGAACCGCGCTCCAAGCGCACATCAGCGACGTGGAGCTCAAAATGCTCGTCGACGTTTGCTTGAACCACTACGCCAATCTCTTCCGCATGAAAGCTGCTGCTGCGAAGGCTAACGTGTTCTTCTTGATATCCGGAATGTGGAGAACTTCCACCGAACGTTTCTTCCAGTGGATCGGAGGTTTCCGCCCCTCCGAGCTCTTGAAT GTTGTGATGCCGTACATTGAGCCTTTAACTGATCAGCAACTCTTGGAGGTGAGGAATCTTCAGCAGTCTTCTCAGCAAGCAGAGGAGGCTCTCTCTCAAGGCTTGGATAAGCTTCAGCAAGGTTTGGTTGAGAACATTGCTGTTGTTGAGTCTTTGAATCATGGAGGAGCTCAGATGGCTTCAGCCATGGAGAATCTTGAATCTTTGGAGGGCTTTGTGAACCAGGCGGATCATCTGAGAAAGCAGTCTCTGCAGCAAATGAGTAAGGTCTTGACGACAAGACAAGCTGCTCGTGGCTTGCTTGCTTTAGGAGAGTACTTCCACAGGCTTCGTGCTCTAAGTTCTCTTTGGGCAGCTCGTCCACGCAATTAA
- the LOC106312425 gene encoding inositol-pentakisphosphate 2-kinase — MEIGLEPKDAVDWSYRGEGAVNLVLAYTGSSPSFLGKMMRIQKMPNDGKEDNGNTSGNGLTSHEKVIWGECKELVSCQNKEIVEFLFVKHVMRPLLGHKHVNPGMRLLVAKEFLESVENIVTSQRPSWRADAASVDTNRNSVLLMDDLTLFAHGRVEDKPCLSVEIKPKCGFLPSSSFIAEENVIKKSITRFEMHQVLKLHDNEISEISEYDPLDLFSGSKDRIHKAIRALYATPQNNFRVFLNGSLVFGGLGGGTCKTTSKVEQDFEHLLKDIIKTKDGSRANHFIELVAETVYTSGVLDHLLDVQKLDKYNIEGAVHVYYDLINQPCRVCKELEKSKTSSTSQFSSMHSIPMAEKVNVLKEFLISATAKDCSVMISFRSTDAVISRSSSHSNLHLESAKQEFDYKVHFIDLDMRPLKKMEVYYELDKKIMNTYLEMVKKKEARGERRAQRQCF; from the exons ATGGAGATTGGTTTGGAACCAAAGGATGCAGTTGATTGGTCATATAGAGGTGAAGGAGCTGTTAATTTGGTTCTCGCTTACACTGGATCCTCTCCCTCTTTC TTGGGAAAGATGATGAGAATACAGAAAATGCCAAATGATGGGAAAGAAGATAATGGAAACACAAGTGGAAATGGTCTCACGTCACATGAAAAGGTTATATGGGGAGAATGCAAGGAACTTGTTTCTTGCCAGAACAAGGAGATTGTGGAGTTTTTGTTTGTCAAACATGTCATGAGACCTTTGTTGGGTCATAAACATGTCAATCCTGGA ATGCGTCTTCTTGTAGCAAAGGAGTTTCTTGAGTCTGTTGAGAACATTGTGACATCACAGCGACCTTCTTGGCGAGCTGATGCAGCCAGTGTGGATACTAACCGCAATTCTGTTCTTCTCATGGATGATTTGACACTTTTCGCACACG GTCGTGTCGAGGATAAACCATGCTTAAGTGTTGAAATAAAG CCAAAATGTGGATTCCTTCCATCTTCAAGCTTCATAGCAGAAGAAAATGTTATCAAGAAGAGTATAACTCGTTTTGAGATGCACCAAGTTCTGAAGCTTCATGATAATGAG ATCTCAGAAATCAGTGAATATGATCCTCTGGACCTTTTCTCTGGATCAAAAGATAGAATACACAAAGCAATAAGAGCTCTCTACGCGACTCCTCAGAACAACTTCCGCGTGTTCTTGAACGGCTCTCTTGTATTTGGAGGCTTAGGTGGTGGCACATGCAAAACAACCTCAAAGGTTGAACAAGACTTTGAGCATCTACTCAAAGATATCATCAAGACCAAAGATGGTTCACGTGCAAATCATTTCATAGAGCTTGTTGCTGAAACCGTTTACACCTCTGGAGTTCTAGATCATCTCCTAGACGTTCAGAAGCTAGACAAGTATAACATCGAAGGAGCGGTTCACGTGTACTATGACCTCATTAACCAGCCATGCAGAGTGTGCAAAGAGTTGGAAAAGAGTAAAACATCATCAACAAGTCAGTTTAGCTCCATGCATTCGATTCCGATGGCTGAGAAAGTGAATGTTTTGAAGGAGTTCTTGATATCTGCCACCGCAAAAGATTGTAGTGTGATGATAAGCTTTAGATCAACAGATGCTGTGATCTCAAGATCATCTTCTCATAGTAATCTGCATCTTGAATCAGCAAAGCAAGAATTTGATTACAAG GTACATTTCATTGATCTTGATATGAGACCTTTGAAGAAAATGGAAGTCTATTATGAACTAGATAAGAAGATCATGAACACATACTTGGAGATGGTGAAAAAGAAAGAAGCCCGGGGAGAGAGGAGAGCTCAGCGTCAATGCTTCTAA
- the LOC106310949 gene encoding uncharacterized protein LOC106310949, whose protein sequence is MERASSSSSESSSSMASSSDHQTSHIVTSSMLSRTSSSSSSAFGDYIGTESCFDILEENGVVSAPTRPSNRYRYGGRRREEREARTAAAREFPPLIPLLAQTENLLPHMPWVLKRVVTSDGRLILREEKVRHHEYFRAHRANGRLTLHLVPLDDDVLDLPQEPSYYQSGEDDHNDQHECDDDDVDDIDDHHHEVGDDLDDLADNVDKSVIITASDDDGVIHNYDEDKCNVHGGSEDGFRKTVLAVAAAEETAVESGVMVGGGGSPRGKCMKSCFVGMTVREIRPVLS, encoded by the coding sequence ATGGAGAGAGCCTCTTCTTCCTCCTCCGAGTCATCATCCTCCATGGCTTCTTCTTCTGATCATCAAACCTCACATATTGTGACGTCATCCATGCTTTCCCGCACGTCATCATCTTCTTCCTCCGCCTTCGGAGACTACATTGGAACGGAGAGCTGCTTCGACATCCTCGAAGAAAACGGCGTCGTCTCTGCCCCCACCAGGCCTTCGAACCGCTATCGTTACGGAGGAAGGAGGAGAGAGGAAAGAGAAGCTAGAACTGCGGCGGCGCGTGAGTTTCCTCCGCTGATACCTTTGCTTGCTCAGACGGAGAATCTCCTCCCGCACATGCCATGGGTTCTGAAGCGTGTGGTGACGAGCGACGGGAGGCTTATTCTGAGAGAAGAGAAGGTTCGTCATCACGAGTATTTTCGTGCGCATAGAGCCAATGGCCGTCTCACTCTCCACCTTGTTCCTCTAGACGACGACGTTTTGGACCTTCCCCAAGAGCCCTCTTATTACCAATCTGGCGAAGATGATCATAATGATCAGCATGAGTGTGATGATGATGATGTTGATGATATTGATGATCATCATCACGAGGTGGGTGATGACTTGGATGATCTGGCGGATAATGTTGATAAGAGTGTTATTATTACGGCCTCTGATGATGATGGTGTTATCCATAACTATGATGAGGATAAGTGCAATGTGCATGGTGGTAGTGAAGATGGATTTAGGAAGACTGTACTAGCGGTGGCGGCGGCGGAGGAGACGGCGGTGGAGAGCGGAGTGATGGTGGGAGGAGGAGGATCCCCGAGGGGAAAGTGTATGAAGTCTTGTTTTGTTGGTATGACAGTTCGAGAGATCAGACCAGTCCTTAGTTGA
- the LOC106310831 gene encoding MADS-box protein CMB1-like, with protein sequence MGRVKLEIKRIENTTNRQVTFSKRRNGLIKKAYELSILCDIDIALIMFSPSDRLSLFSGKTRIEDVFTRFINLSNQERENALVFPDQDRRPDIQSKEYLLRILQQLKTENDIALQLTNPAAIKSDVEELEQEVCRLHQQLQMAEEELRRYEPDPVRFTSMEDYEVCEKQLLDTLTHVVQRREYLVSSHLSSYETSTMQQGIAGPFANGVLEGWLPENGHNQVNLFDASAHSNQLRELPSAMYEPLMQGSSSSSNQNNMSECHVTNHNGDMFSEWAQAYSSSALFPSMNQHGSVGPSIEEMMPGQQSEIPAVTTMEAPQQAKLEVVDDYETRVPQLSSQ encoded by the exons ATGGGTCGGGTGAAACTGGAGATCAAAAGAATTGAGAACACAACGAATCGACAAGTAACCTTCTCAAAACGTAGAAATGGTTTGATTAAGAAAGCTTATGAATTGTCGATTCTCTGCGACATCGACATTGCTCTTATCATGTTCTCTCCTTCCGATCGTCTTAGCCTCTTTTCCGGCAAAACTAG GATCGAAGATGTTTTCACAAGGTTTATTAATCTCTCTAACCAAGAAAGAGAGAA TGCTCTAGTCTTTCCTGACCAGGATAGACGCCC GGACATCCAAAGCAAAGAG TATCTATTAAGGATTTTGCAGCAGCTCAAGACTGAAAATGACATCGCCCTTCAACTCACCAA CCCTGCAGCTATCAAGTCCGATGTCGAG GAACTTGAGCAAGAAGTGTGTAGATTACATCAACAACTCCAAATGGCAGAGGAAGAACTAAG GAGATACGAACCGGATCCAGTAAGATTCACTAGCATGGAGGATTATGAAGTTTGTGAGAAGCAACTTCTCGACACGTTAACACATGTTGTCCAACGACGAGAGTATCTCGTAAGCAGCCATTTATCTTCATACGAAACATCCACTATGCAACAAGGCATTGCAGGTCCTTTCGCAAACGGCGTCCTCGAAGGTTGGTTGCCTGAAAATGGACACAATCAAGTCAATTTATTTGATGCATCGGCTCATTCTAACCAACTCAG AGAATTGCCATCGGCTATGTACGAACCATTGATGCAAGGTAGTAGCTCAAGTTCGAACCAAAACAACATGAGTGAATGTCACGTAACGAATCACAATGGTGACATGTTCTCTGAGTGGGCCCAGGCGTATTCATCATCGGCCTTGTTCCCTTCTATGAACCAG CATGGAAGTGTAGGACCCAGTATAGAGGAAATGATGCCAGGTCAGCAAAGTGAAATCCCGGCAGTTACGACTATGGAGGCACCACAACAAGCTAAGCTTGAAGTGGTCGACGACTATGAAACAAGAGTTCCCCAGCTCAGTAGCCAATAA
- the LOC106308008 gene encoding zinc finger CCCH domain-containing protein 69-like isoform X1: MSKRILCKFFAHGACLKGDNCEFSHDWKDPSNNICTFYQRGNCSYGSRCRYEHVKPSRPPHPSPASSSTYLSSAFVSERDLSSSPAWTLASLDDEVNNTDATKPEDQPICSYAAAGDCPRGDQCPHIHGDLCPTCQKHCLHPFRPEEREEHKRSCEKKHKQLEALKLSQDVECCVCLERVLSKPTPAERKFGILTECDHAFCIGCIRNWRSSAPSTGMDVNSTLRACPICRKLSYFVVPSVIWFSDPDEKKEIMDNYRDKLRSIDCKHFNFGDGNCPFGTSCFYKHAFHDGRLEEVVLRHLDAEDGQTVIAKDIRLSDFLENMHI; this comes from the exons ATGTCGAAAAG GATCCTTTGCAAGTTCTTTGCTCACGGTGCTTGCTTAAAAGGAGACAACTGTGAGTTCTCACATGACTGGAAGGATCCTTCAAACAAT ATTTGCACTTTCTACCAAAGAGGCAACTGCTCTTACGGAAGCAGATGCAGGTACGAACATGTCAAACCTTCCCGCCCTCCTCATCCATCTCCCGCCTCATCTTCCACCTACCTATCTTCTGCCTTTGTTTCCGAAAGAGATTTAAGCTCATCACCAGCGTGGACTTTGGCTTCCTTAGACGATGAGGTCAACAACACTGACGCAACCAAACCAGAAGACCAACCCATCTGCTCATACGCCGCAGCTGGCGACTGCCCACGCGGCGACCAATGCCCCCACATCCACGGAGACCTCTGCCCAACGTGTCAGAAACATTGCTTGCATCCCTTCAGACCAGAGGAGAGAGAGGAGCACAAGAGATCGTGCGAGAAGAAGCACAAGCAGCTCGAAGCGTTGAAGCTTAGCCAGGACGTGGAGTGCTGCGTCTGCTTGGAGCGTGTGCTCTCTAAACCCACTCCGGCCGAACGGAAGTTCGGGATACTCACCGAGTGTGATCACGCTTTCTGCATAGGGTGCATCAGGAACTGGCGCAGCAGCGCTCCTTCAACTGGTATGGATGTCAACAGCACGCTGAGAGCTTGCCCCATATGCCGCAAGCTATCGTATTTCGTTGTTCCTAGTGTCATCTGGTTCTCAGATCCTGATGAGAAAAAGGAAATTATGGACAACTACAGGGACAAGCTCAG GTCAATTGATTGCAAGCACTTCAATTTTGGAGATGGGAACTGTCCGTTTGGGACAAGTTGCTTCTACAAG CATGCGTTTCATGATGGTCGTTTGGAGGAAGTGGTTCTAAGGCATCTAGATGCAGAAGATGGGCAGACTGTGATAGCTAAAGATATAAG GTTGTCTGACTTTCTTGAGAATATGCACATATGA
- the LOC106308008 gene encoding zinc finger CCCH domain-containing protein 69-like isoform X2 has translation MSKRILCKFFAHGACLKGDNCEFSHDWKDPSNNICTFYQRGNCSYGSRCRYEHVKPSRPPHPSPASSSTYLSSAFVSERDLSSSPAWTLASLDDEVNNTDATKPEDQPICSYAAAGDCPRGDQCPHIHGDLCPTCQKHCLHPFRPEEREEHKRSCEKKHKQLEALKLSQDVECCVCLERVLSKPTPAERKFGILTECDHAFCIGCIRNWRSSAPSTGMDVNSTLRACPICRKLSYFVVPSVIWFSDPDEKKEIMDNYRDKLSLSGQLIASTSILEMGTVRLGQVASTSMRFMMVVWRKWF, from the exons ATGTCGAAAAG GATCCTTTGCAAGTTCTTTGCTCACGGTGCTTGCTTAAAAGGAGACAACTGTGAGTTCTCACATGACTGGAAGGATCCTTCAAACAAT ATTTGCACTTTCTACCAAAGAGGCAACTGCTCTTACGGAAGCAGATGCAGGTACGAACATGTCAAACCTTCCCGCCCTCCTCATCCATCTCCCGCCTCATCTTCCACCTACCTATCTTCTGCCTTTGTTTCCGAAAGAGATTTAAGCTCATCACCAGCGTGGACTTTGGCTTCCTTAGACGATGAGGTCAACAACACTGACGCAACCAAACCAGAAGACCAACCCATCTGCTCATACGCCGCAGCTGGCGACTGCCCACGCGGCGACCAATGCCCCCACATCCACGGAGACCTCTGCCCAACGTGTCAGAAACATTGCTTGCATCCCTTCAGACCAGAGGAGAGAGAGGAGCACAAGAGATCGTGCGAGAAGAAGCACAAGCAGCTCGAAGCGTTGAAGCTTAGCCAGGACGTGGAGTGCTGCGTCTGCTTGGAGCGTGTGCTCTCTAAACCCACTCCGGCCGAACGGAAGTTCGGGATACTCACCGAGTGTGATCACGCTTTCTGCATAGGGTGCATCAGGAACTGGCGCAGCAGCGCTCCTTCAACTGGTATGGATGTCAACAGCACGCTGAGAGCTTGCCCCATATGCCGCAAGCTATCGTATTTCGTTGTTCCTAGTGTCATCTGGTTCTCAGATCCTGATGAGAAAAAGGAAATTATGGACAACTACAGGGACAAGCTCAG TCTATCAGGTCAATTGATTGCAAGCACTTCAATTTTGGAGATGGGAACTGTCCGTTTGGGACAAGTTGCTTCTACAAG CATGCGTTTCATGATGGTCGTTTGGAGGAAGTGGTTCTAA
- the LOC106310694 gene encoding F-box protein At1g22220-like gives MDVFDGLPDPIVVDILDKVGDVKTLLRCSSLSKRFYSLVPQSESLTLRLDQVVTTESPPDSPVSNFFKSVCKPFHGLFSLFSKPAKPIPATNLSPVIPSKLLSRFDRIKNLDVELPGEDAKPEKGAGIKWKAEFGKTLKTCVVVAFRSASTVSSPGVESDAEFVTGLKTRVEWTINALMAASTRHHLMSRVVKEHKEMESLVMHERGGEGTVVMKSEGLREFRKTEAARDQELEERVEKKQRSVVPSVRMSMRHAPSLKLKSGICLESATLVIVRPSEEYSDVGDDELATEAFAGSCMYGEAVVALLKRNKNTLDMNSF, from the coding sequence ATGGACGTTTTTGATGGACTTCCAGATCCTATCGTCGTCGATATCTTGGACAAAGTCGGCGACGTCAAAACCTTGCTTCGTTGCAGTTCCCTCTCTAAGCGATTCTACTCGCTCGTCCCTCAGTCCGAGTCACTCACCCTCCGTCTCGACCAAGTCGTTACCACCGAGTCACCACCCGATTCTCCCGTCAGCAACTTCTTTAAATCTGTATGCAAACCCTTTCACGGTTTGTTCTCTCTGTTTTCTAAACCGGCTAAACCAATCCCAGCTACAAATCTTTCTCCGGTTATCCCTTCCAAGCTTCTCTCCCGGTTCGACCGGATCAAGAATCTTGACGTGGAGCTTCCCGGCGAAGATGCAAAGCCGGAGAAAGGCGCCGGAATTAAGTGGAAAGCAGAGTTTGGTAAAACTCTCAAAACATGCGTCGTTGTAGCGTTTCGCTCCGCCTCCACCGTGTCTTCTCCCGGCGTTGAGTCAGACGCCGAGTTCGTGACTGGTCTGAAGACGCGCGTGGAATGGACGATTAACGCGTTGATGGCCGCGTCGACACGCCACCACCTGATGAGCCGAGTCGTGAAGGAGCACAAGGAGATGGAGAGCTTAGTGATGCATGAAAGAGGTGGAGAAGGGACGGTGGTGATGAAATCCGAGGGGCTGAGAGAGTTTCGAAAGACGGAGGCCGCGCGTGATCAAGAACTCGAGGAGCGCGTGGAGAAAAAACAGAGGAGTGTGGTCCCGAGCGTGAGGATGAGCATGAGACACGCGCCGTCGCTTAAGCTAAAGAGTGGTATATGTTTAGAATCCGCAACGCTCGTGATCGTAAGGCCGAGCGAGGAATATTCCGACGTCGGAGATGATGAGCTGGCTACGGAGGCTTTCGCCGGGAGTTGTATGTACGGTGAAGCGGTCGTCGCTTTGTTAAAGCGTAATAAGAATACGTTAGATATGAATTCCTTTTAG